From Pseudorasbora parva isolate DD20220531a chromosome 25, ASM2467924v1, whole genome shotgun sequence, one genomic window encodes:
- the si:dkey-219c3.2 gene encoding transcription initiation factor TFIID subunit 4 isoform X1: MMSLRFPQCFSSKTTHAPCAFLKRLSKMAGVPDPLEDMLYSEVDEKAVSDLVGSLESQLGGQNKAVGPQGDTRRPSNALNPHLGKLLPAQVGTTLEQQRQPQRNQEGNSQENGPDRIPASSSVPSTANLPSTSASLVTAANRVQYHSSNPSTCSSDAAPTDSHPNTNHIASAVRTVPARIQTVNGSSGTLNSSVIASAPASVNGIDIGSGVGNVKSNMSAPTSTNTAFVSAQPNSTLPHANVSLDSQANPTIALHRPPNTITSVVHNGGDPKVSGLPIQGTGLVSTSVAFTNTEPKSDTQNQIKAIVPNQLPGTPVGLHPSTPTQIIVSSSAVVSSLPVASTPSVLAKPATTTLVGQHTTLLRPGTPAQMTATVAAPQRPGAPTTQLIVRPQQQTTIQLPPGFTIPPGMVLVRTEAGQLALVPQQVLAQAKAQNQNKATMSPRPATPTAGAAFRVTTPVAQQKTAVVTITSAQKPTTTVITAGARVQPAPQTVLKPSVTPQSPSTTSAAAPANRAPVLSQEMQENVKKCKNFLATLIKLASHNSPSPETSRNVKALVQDLLDAKIEPEEFTNRLQTELKSSPQPYLIPFLKKSLPALRLTLLNSQQSLTQLSQASTTSTPLTVNTIKAPPPSTLPTTISTIRPAGALTPTTTMAVKRPGLQATPTRMPVVITQTVRAQGAVGTHFQVRNPMSVAFQASANQKQKLNDPGGGTFRDDDDINDVASMAGVNLNEENARILATGSELVGTQIRSCKDEAFLPASLLHKRLLETAKKFGVTEVSMETVTLISHATQSRLRSMLEKVSAVAQHRADSCKDEELYEQASDVRTQLKFFEQLEKIEKQRKDDEERELLMKAAKSRSRQEDPEQARLKQKAKEMQQQELAQMRQRDANLTALAAIGPRKKRRLDSPGAPAGAEFPAGSSGSATGSTSSSSSSVRQTRQRITRVNLRDLIFCMEQERTTARSMLLYKALLK; the protein is encoded by the exons ATGATGTCATTACGTTTCCCACAATGCTTCAGCAGCAAAACAACGCACGCGCCGTGCGCATTTCTCAAGCGTCTCTCAAAGATGGCGGGTGTCCCCGATCCACTGGAAGATATGCTGTACTCCGAAGTGGACGAAAAAGCCGTCAGTGACCTCGTAGGCTCGTTAGAATCGCAGTTGGGTGGACAAAACAAAGCAGTAGGTCCTCAAGGAGACACCAGGAGACCCTCAAACGCGCTAAATCCACACTTGGGGAAATTACTGCCCGCCCAAGTAGGAACAACACTGGAGCAGCAGCGGCAGCCACAGCGAAACCAGGAGGGAAACTCTCAAGAAAACGGTCCGGACAGGATACCGGCGTCCAGTTCTGTCCCCTCCACCGCGAACCTGCCCAGTACCTCCGCGAGTTTAGTTACAGCCGCGAACCGGGTGCAATATCATTCATCAAATCCATCAACTTGTTCAAGTGACGCAGCACCAACAGACTCTCATCCCAATACAAATCACATTGCGTCTGCTGTCCGGACGGTTCCCGCCAGAATACAGACTGTGAACGGAAGCAGTGGCACGTTAAACTCTTCTGTTATCGCTTCCGCGCCTGCTTCTGTAAACGGTATTGACATTGGTTCAGGTGTAGGTAATGTTAAAAGCAACATGTCTGCTCCTACTAGTACAAATACTGCTTTTGTGTCCGCTCAGCCCAACAGCACACTGCCACATGCGAATGTGTCACTAGATAGTCAAGCAAACCCCACCATTGCACTGCACAGGCCTCCTAACACCATCACAAGTGTCGTACACAACGGAGGTGACCCTAAAGTCTCAGGATTGCCCATCCAGGGCACTGGTCTTGTCTCCACCTCTGTGGCGTTCACAAACACAGAGCCCAAATCTGACACTCAAAACCAGATTAAAGCCATCGTCCCGAACCAGCTTCCTGGGACTCCTGTAGGTTTGCACCCCAGCACACCCACTCAAATTATTGTGTCGTCCAGTGCAGTGGTGTCCTCACTTCCTGTGGCAAGCACACCCTCTGTCCTTGCAAAGCCAGCAACAACCACTCTCGTAGGACAGCATACGACCCTGTTGAGACCTGGTACGCCTGCTCAAATGACAGCGACTGTGGCAGCCCCGCAGCGACCAGGGGCACCTACGACCCAGCTGATTGTCAGGCCGCAGCAACAAACTACTATTCAGTTACCACCAGGATTCACCATACCACCAG GTATGGTGCTGGTACGTACGGAGGCCGGTCAGCTGGCATTGGTTCCTCAGCAGGTCCTGGCCCAGGCCAAAGCGCAGAACCAAAATAAAGCCACCATGTCACCGAGACCTGCTACACCCACTGCTGGAGCGGCTTTCAGAGTCACCACACCTGTTGCCCAG CAGAAGACAGCAGTGGtaacgattacctcagctcagAAGCCCACCACCACAGTCATTACAGCAGGGGCCCGTGTGCAGCCTGCACCACAGACAGTCCTCAAGCCCTCTGTGACCCCTCAAAGTCCCAGCACGACCTCTGCCGCTGCCCCAGCTAACAGAGCACCTGTCCTCTCTCAG gAAATGCAGGAGAATGTAAAGAAGTGCAAGAACTTCCTAGCAACGCTCATCAAACTGGCATCCCATAATTCCCCCTCTCCAGAAACATCTCGGAATGTGAAGGCACTAGTGCAGGATCTGCTG GATGCAAAAATTGAGCCTGAGGAGTTTACAAATCGCCTGCAGACAGAGTTGAAGTCATCTCCTCAACCATACCTGATCCCTTTTCTGAAG AAAAGCCTGCCTGCTCTGCGTCTGACACTTCTGAACTCCCAGCAGTCTTTAACTCAGCTGTCTCAGGCCTCTACTACATCCACTCCACTGACGGTGAACACCATTAAAGCTCCTCCACCGAGCACACTACCCACCACCATATCTACCATCCGGCCGGCTGGTGCCCTGACTCCCACTACCACCATG GCTGTTAAGAGGCCCGGGCTTCAGGCTACTCCGACACGGATGCCGGTGGTGATTACACAGACGGTTCGTGCTCAAG GTGCTGTTGGGACACACTTCCAAGTGAGGAACCCCATGAGTGTGGCTTTTCAAgcctcagccaatcagaaacaGAAGCTGAATGACCCTGGGGGTGGGACTTTCAG GGATGATGACGACATCAATGACGTGGCATCCATGGCTGGTGTGAACCTAAACGAGGAGAACGCCCGTATCTTGGCCACGGGTTCGGAGCTGGTGGGCACCCAGATCCGTTCCTGTAAGGACGAGGCCTTCCTTCCTGCCAGCCTGCTCCACAAACGTCTCCTGGAGACTG CCAAGAAGTTTGGCGTGACGGAGGTGTCAATGGAGACGGTCACTCTCATTTCTCACGCCACTCAGTCCAGGCTACGTTCCATGCTGGAGAAAGTCTCAGCCGTTGCGCAACACCGCGCTGACTCCTGCAAA GATGAGGAGCTGTACGAGCAGGCTTCGGATGTGCGGACCCAGCTGAAGTTCTTTGAGCAGCTGGAGAAGATCGAGAAGCAGAGGAAAGATGACGAGGAACGGGAGCTACTAATGAAAGCCGCAAAA AGTCGCTCGAGGCAGGAGGATCCTGAACAGGCCCGGCTTAAACAGAAAGCTAAAGAG
- the dnm1l gene encoding dynamin-1-like protein isoform X2 yields the protein MEALIPVINKLQDVFNTVGADIIQLPQIAVVGTQSSGKSSVLESLVGRDLLPRGTGIVTRRPLILQLVHVDPEDRRKTGEENGVDGDEWGKFLHTKNKVYTDFDEIRQEIETETERISGNNKGISDEPIHLKIFSPHVVNLTLVDLPGITKVPVGDQPKDIELQIRELILKYISNPNCIILAVTAANTDMATSEALKVAREVDTDGRRTLAVVTKLDLMDAGTDAMDVLMGRVIPVKLGLIGVVNRSQLDINNKKCVADSIRDEYAFLQKKYPSLANRNGTKYLARTLNRLLMHHIRDCLPELKTRINVLAAQYQSLLSSYGEPVDDKSATLLQLITKFATEYCNTIEGTAKYIETTELCGGARICYIFHETFGRTLESVDPLGGLTTIDVLTAIRNATGPRPALFVPEVSFELLVKRQVKRLEEPSLRCVELVHEEMQRIIQHCSNYSTQELLRFPKLHDAIVEVVTSLLRKRLPVTNEMVHNLVAIELAYINTKHPDFADACGVMNNNIEEQRRNRMRELPSAVPRDKSLKGPGGQSVSPTEQPPAEGDGPKMGGGAQGEQDGGTGTWRGMLKKGEESQGEDRNKLQSSVPASPQRGHAVNLLDVPVPVARKLSAREQRDCEVIERLIKSYFLIVRKNIQDSVPKAVMHFLVNHVKDSLQSELVGQLYKPALLDDLLTESEDMAQRRNEAADMLKALQRASQVIAEIRETHLW from the exons ATGGAGGCTCTTATTCCTGTCATTAACAAACTCCAGGATGTTTTTAACACAGTGGGGGCGGATATTATCCAGCTGCCTCAGATTGCAGTTGTGGGAACGCAG AGCAGCGGCAAAAGCTCTGTGCTGGAGAGCTTGGTTGGCAGAGACCTTCTGCCCCGCGGGACGGGCATCGTCACCCGCAGGCCTCTCATTCTCCAGCTGGTGCACGTAGACCCGGAGGACAGAAGAAAGACAGGCGAGGAGAATG GAGTGGATGGAGACGAGTGGGGGAAATTTCTACACACCAAAAACAAG GTCTACACAGATTTTGATGAAATCAGGCAAGAAATCGAAACTGAAACAGAAAGAATTTCTGGCAATAACAAG GGGATCAGTGACGAGCCTATTCATCTGAAAATCTTTTCCCCACATGTTGTCAATCTCACGCTTGTGGATCTGCCTGGCATCACAAAG GTCCCAGTGGGAGACCAGCCCAAAGATATCGAGCTGCAGATCCGTGAACTGATCCTAAAATACATCAGTAATCCCAACTGCATTATTTTAGCTGTCACTGCGGCAAACACAGACATGGCCACCTCTGAAGCGCTGAAAGTGGCCCGTGAGGTGGATACAGATG GTCGCAGAACACTGGCTGTGGTGACTAAACTAGATCTGATGGATGCTGGTACTGATGCAATGGATGTATTAATGGGCAGAGTCATTCCTGTCAAACTAGGACTGATTGGAGTGGTCAACag GAGTCAGCTGGAcatcaataataagaaatgtgtgGCGGACTCCATTCGTGATGAATATGCCTTCCTGCAGAAGAAATACCCCTCCCTCGCCAACAGAAACGGAACCAAATATCTTGCCAGGACATTAAATAG GTTATTGATGCATCATATTAGGGACTGTTTACCGGAGCTGAAGACGCGTATTAACGTTCTAGCAGCCCAGTATCAGTCCCTGCTCAGCAGCTACGGCGAGCCGGTGGACGACAAGAGCGCTACCCTGCTGCAGCTCATCACAAAGTTCGCCACGGAGTACTGCAACACTATTGAAGGGACTGCCAAATACATTGAGACCACTGAACT ATGTGGTGGTGCAAGAATTTGTTATATTTTCCATGAGACGTTTGGTAGGACACTGGAGTCAGTCGACCCTCTTGGAGGACTTACAACCATAGATGTCCTTACAGCTATTAGGAATGCTACG GGTCCACGTCCTGCTCTGTTCGTGCCTGAGGTGTCGTTTGAGCTTCTGGTGAAGAGGCAGGTGAAGCGTCTGGAGGAGCCCAGTCTGCGCTGTGTGGAGCTGGTGCATGAGGAGATGCAGAGGATCATTCAGCACTGTAGCAACTACAGCACTCAG GAGTTGCTTAGGTTTCCAAAGCTCCATGATGCCATAGTAGAAGTGGTCACCTCTCTGCTCAGGAAGAGGCTACCAGTTACCAATGAGatg GTTCACAATCTTGTGGCGATTGAGTTGGCTTATATCAACACAAAACACCCAGACTTCGCAGATGCTTGTGGGGTCATGAACAACAACATTGAG GAGCAGAGACGTAACCGAATGAGAGAGCTTCCCTCAGCGGTGCCTCGTGATAAG TCCTTAAAAGGTCCTGGTGGGCAGTCAGTGTCACCCACTGAGCAGCCGCCTGCTGAGGGCGATGGGCCTAAG ATGGGCGGAGGAGCTCAAGGGGAGCAGGATGGAGGGACAGGGACCTGGAGAGGCATGTTGAAGAAAGGAGAGGAAAGCCAGGGCGAAgacaggaataaactacagaGCTCTGTCCCCGCCAGCCCTCAGAGAGGACACGCAGTGAACCTACTTGATGTA CCTGTGCCAGTTGCCCGAAAACTGTCTGCACGCGAACAGAGGGACTGCGAGGTCATCGAGAGACTCATCAAGTCTTATTTTCTCATTGTCCGTAAAAACATCCAAGACAG
- the dnm1l gene encoding dynamin-1-like protein isoform X1 translates to MEALIPVINKLQDVFNTVGADIIQLPQIAVVGTQSSGKSSVLESLVGRDLLPRGTGIVTRRPLILQLVHVDPEDRRKTGEENEPNAWKNGRLYKGVDGDEWGKFLHTKNKVYTDFDEIRQEIETETERISGNNKGISDEPIHLKIFSPHVVNLTLVDLPGITKVPVGDQPKDIELQIRELILKYISNPNCIILAVTAANTDMATSEALKVAREVDTDGRRTLAVVTKLDLMDAGTDAMDVLMGRVIPVKLGLIGVVNRSQLDINNKKCVADSIRDEYAFLQKKYPSLANRNGTKYLARTLNRLLMHHIRDCLPELKTRINVLAAQYQSLLSSYGEPVDDKSATLLQLITKFATEYCNTIEGTAKYIETTELCGGARICYIFHETFGRTLESVDPLGGLTTIDVLTAIRNATGPRPALFVPEVSFELLVKRQVKRLEEPSLRCVELVHEEMQRIIQHCSNYSTQELLRFPKLHDAIVEVVTSLLRKRLPVTNEMVHNLVAIELAYINTKHPDFADACGVMNNNIEEQRRNRMRELPSAVPRDKSLKGPGGQSVSPTEQPPAEGDGPKMGGGAQGEQDGGTGTWRGMLKKGEESQGEDRNKLQSSVPASPQRGHAVNLLDVPVPVARKLSAREQRDCEVIERLIKSYFLIVRKNIQDSVPKAVMHFLVNHVKDSLQSELVGQLYKPALLDDLLTESEDMAQRRNEAADMLKALQRASQVIAEIRETHLW, encoded by the exons ATGGAGGCTCTTATTCCTGTCATTAACAAACTCCAGGATGTTTTTAACACAGTGGGGGCGGATATTATCCAGCTGCCTCAGATTGCAGTTGTGGGAACGCAG AGCAGCGGCAAAAGCTCTGTGCTGGAGAGCTTGGTTGGCAGAGACCTTCTGCCCCGCGGGACGGGCATCGTCACCCGCAGGCCTCTCATTCTCCAGCTGGTGCACGTAGACCCGGAGGACAGAAGAAAGACAGGCGAGGAGAATG AGCCCAATGCCTGGAAAAATGGGCGCCTTTACAAAG GAGTGGATGGAGACGAGTGGGGGAAATTTCTACACACCAAAAACAAG GTCTACACAGATTTTGATGAAATCAGGCAAGAAATCGAAACTGAAACAGAAAGAATTTCTGGCAATAACAAG GGGATCAGTGACGAGCCTATTCATCTGAAAATCTTTTCCCCACATGTTGTCAATCTCACGCTTGTGGATCTGCCTGGCATCACAAAG GTCCCAGTGGGAGACCAGCCCAAAGATATCGAGCTGCAGATCCGTGAACTGATCCTAAAATACATCAGTAATCCCAACTGCATTATTTTAGCTGTCACTGCGGCAAACACAGACATGGCCACCTCTGAAGCGCTGAAAGTGGCCCGTGAGGTGGATACAGATG GTCGCAGAACACTGGCTGTGGTGACTAAACTAGATCTGATGGATGCTGGTACTGATGCAATGGATGTATTAATGGGCAGAGTCATTCCTGTCAAACTAGGACTGATTGGAGTGGTCAACag GAGTCAGCTGGAcatcaataataagaaatgtgtgGCGGACTCCATTCGTGATGAATATGCCTTCCTGCAGAAGAAATACCCCTCCCTCGCCAACAGAAACGGAACCAAATATCTTGCCAGGACATTAAATAG GTTATTGATGCATCATATTAGGGACTGTTTACCGGAGCTGAAGACGCGTATTAACGTTCTAGCAGCCCAGTATCAGTCCCTGCTCAGCAGCTACGGCGAGCCGGTGGACGACAAGAGCGCTACCCTGCTGCAGCTCATCACAAAGTTCGCCACGGAGTACTGCAACACTATTGAAGGGACTGCCAAATACATTGAGACCACTGAACT ATGTGGTGGTGCAAGAATTTGTTATATTTTCCATGAGACGTTTGGTAGGACACTGGAGTCAGTCGACCCTCTTGGAGGACTTACAACCATAGATGTCCTTACAGCTATTAGGAATGCTACG GGTCCACGTCCTGCTCTGTTCGTGCCTGAGGTGTCGTTTGAGCTTCTGGTGAAGAGGCAGGTGAAGCGTCTGGAGGAGCCCAGTCTGCGCTGTGTGGAGCTGGTGCATGAGGAGATGCAGAGGATCATTCAGCACTGTAGCAACTACAGCACTCAG GAGTTGCTTAGGTTTCCAAAGCTCCATGATGCCATAGTAGAAGTGGTCACCTCTCTGCTCAGGAAGAGGCTACCAGTTACCAATGAGatg GTTCACAATCTTGTGGCGATTGAGTTGGCTTATATCAACACAAAACACCCAGACTTCGCAGATGCTTGTGGGGTCATGAACAACAACATTGAG GAGCAGAGACGTAACCGAATGAGAGAGCTTCCCTCAGCGGTGCCTCGTGATAAG TCCTTAAAAGGTCCTGGTGGGCAGTCAGTGTCACCCACTGAGCAGCCGCCTGCTGAGGGCGATGGGCCTAAG ATGGGCGGAGGAGCTCAAGGGGAGCAGGATGGAGGGACAGGGACCTGGAGAGGCATGTTGAAGAAAGGAGAGGAAAGCCAGGGCGAAgacaggaataaactacagaGCTCTGTCCCCGCCAGCCCTCAGAGAGGACACGCAGTGAACCTACTTGATGTA CCTGTGCCAGTTGCCCGAAAACTGTCTGCACGCGAACAGAGGGACTGCGAGGTCATCGAGAGACTCATCAAGTCTTATTTTCTCATTGTCCGTAAAAACATCCAAGACAG
- the dnajb9a gene encoding dnaJ homolog subfamily B member 9a — translation MATAQSTLMFAVCILMITELILARKDYYDILGVPKDASDRQVKKAFHKLAMKYHPDKNKSPDAETKFREIAEAYETLSDEKRRREYDQLADHSFSSEDVNGGQPFHHSFDFNFNDMFRDFDIHSQNRHARQKRHFDEHFKAHQQAHNRHKRHFQGTFSTGVFEDMFEDMEKMFTFDRHIKRTESRFQSTTKQHCRTVTQRRGNMVTTYTDCTSS, via the exons ATGGCCACGGCACAGTCGACACTGATGTTCGCAGTGTGCATCCTGATGATAACAGAACTCATACTGGCCAGAAAGGACTACTATGACATCCTTGGTGTGCCAAAAGATGCTTCCGACCGTCAGGTCAAAAAAGCTTTTCACAAGCTTGCCATGAAATATCACCCAGACAAGAACAAGAGCCCTGATGCGGAAACCAAATTTCGTGAGATTGCAGAAG CATATGAAACCCTATCGGATGAGAAAAGAAGGCGAGAGTATGATCAGCTAGCAGACCATTCGTTCAGCAGTGAGGACGTGAACGGAGGGCAGCCTTTTCATCATTCCTTTGACTTCAACTTCAACGACATGTTTAGGGACTTCGACATCCATAGCCAAAACAGGCACGCTCGCCAAAAACGGCACTTTGACGAGCACTTCAAGGCCCACCAGCAAGCGCACAACCGCCACAAGAGACACTTCCAGGGCACTTTTAGTACCGGAGTCTTCGAGGACATGTTTGAAGATATGGAGAAGATGTTTACATTTGACCGACACATAAAAAGAACAGAGAGTAGGTTTCAAAGCACAACCAAACAACACTGCAGAACGGTGACTCAGCGGAGAGGAAACATGGTCACCACATACACGGACTGCACCTCGTCCTGA